One Desulfovibrio sp. genomic region harbors:
- a CDS encoding purine-binding chemotaxis protein CheW, whose translation MKTLETYFEQDVVLPEAAGQTQGLTGPEQAFLEKYVGAGWENSPEGRALARPVQAEQVMGPSGDAPEVDGGPDEASLMAEEELRLVSFHVADQVFAVPIMLVQEVLRAVPATKLPAAPRFLAGVTNLRGRVTPLVDLACLLGVPSNPEVPDNFLIVCRVHGMQIGLQVRAIDTMYKAPRGDIEWNIESQVGVSADLMAGLLKNGDRLIKILSVSRLFQKVLKN comes from the coding sequence ATGAAGACGTTGGAAACGTATTTTGAACAGGACGTCGTCCTGCCCGAGGCCGCAGGTCAAACGCAGGGGTTGACCGGTCCAGAGCAGGCGTTTTTGGAAAAGTACGTCGGAGCCGGATGGGAGAACTCTCCCGAGGGCAGGGCTTTGGCCCGCCCGGTTCAGGCCGAGCAAGTCATGGGGCCGTCCGGAGACGCTCCCGAAGTGGATGGCGGACCTGACGAAGCGAGCCTCATGGCCGAGGAGGAACTCAGGCTCGTGAGTTTCCACGTAGCCGACCAGGTTTTCGCTGTGCCCATTATGCTCGTGCAGGAAGTGCTTCGCGCTGTTCCAGCCACAAAACTGCCCGCGGCGCCGCGGTTTTTGGCTGGGGTCACCAACCTGCGCGGCCGGGTGACCCCGTTGGTGGATTTGGCCTGTTTGCTCGGAGTTCCGTCGAACCCGGAAGTGCCCGACAACTTTTTGATCGTGTGCCGCGTGCATGGTATGCAAATCGGACTTCAGGTCCGGGCGATCGACACGATGTACAAAGCCCCGCGCGGCGACATCGAATGGAATATCGAAAGTCAGGTTGGCGTCAGTGCCGACCTTATGGCTGGTCTTCTTAAAAATGGCGACAGGCTGATCAAGATATTGTCGGTCAGCCGACTGTTTCAGAAAGTGCTCAAGAACTAG
- a CDS encoding HEAT repeat domain-containing protein: MGEHDELFSQLQSGDVELEREAAFAAGEAKIEAAVPLLAKLVQSQNLGVQEAADRALRSIGGPAVVRAVAPLLRSDDPPARNIAMDVMREVGDQDFPTLVELLHDQDPDMRIFASDIIGSTNSPMAVDPLCEALLKDPEVNVRYQAAVSLGTLGKHEAAKCLNKALTDDEWVQFAVIESLAKIRDESSVSALIGALSKSSDLVASMIVDTLGEIGNIKAVTMLIKYLDNSPAALRNKICKAVVMILGGKSLTLLSENDREKFRDYLLAALSDEDIDIQDAAVHGLAFVGGAKASRAVLELAGNLEPDNDQERLELAVSALATIGLTDSLKEALASGEHSVAQVAVEAMTRIGGLEVSQLLMASFWKRDRDIQREIVRALLQVGGEEAVEFFIDVLARHTDGTVIKGTLNFLGRKMHVSSAAEALFQQLHHPYDDVKEAALDACVAIGGVDMAERFKEMSKSEEPLERLMAVYALGKIDPESNIEELRAALEDEVPDIRKVALEAVARLCGPEGEGLALLVSRLSDESREVRLAVVEQIGHCSLTEGTEYLIQALDDSDDWVRIRAMEALGTRMAQEAVPKLVGFLESPNKLLALKVIETLGEIGGNVSFRALLEVLNTNDQELIDAAEAAISKIQEGHGEDL; this comes from the coding sequence ATGGGCGAACACGACGAACTGTTTAGCCAGCTTCAGTCCGGAGATGTCGAACTGGAACGCGAAGCTGCTTTTGCCGCTGGCGAAGCCAAAATCGAGGCCGCTGTCCCTCTTTTGGCGAAACTGGTTCAAAGTCAGAACTTGGGCGTCCAGGAGGCGGCGGACCGCGCCTTGCGCAGCATCGGCGGCCCGGCGGTCGTTCGCGCCGTGGCGCCGCTCTTGCGCTCCGACGACCCTCCCGCGCGAAATATCGCCATGGACGTCATGCGCGAGGTCGGGGATCAGGATTTCCCGACGCTTGTGGAGCTTCTGCACGACCAGGACCCCGACATGCGGATTTTCGCCTCCGACATCATAGGCTCCACCAACAGCCCCATGGCTGTCGATCCTCTCTGCGAAGCCCTGCTCAAGGATCCGGAAGTCAACGTGCGCTACCAGGCGGCGGTGAGCCTGGGGACGCTTGGCAAGCACGAAGCCGCCAAGTGCCTCAACAAGGCCCTGACCGACGACGAGTGGGTGCAGTTCGCGGTCATCGAATCCTTGGCGAAAATCCGCGACGAGTCTTCCGTGAGCGCCTTGATCGGCGCCTTGAGCAAGTCGTCCGACCTCGTGGCCTCCATGATCGTGGATACCCTTGGCGAGATAGGCAACATCAAAGCCGTGACCATGCTGATTAAGTATCTGGACAACTCCCCGGCGGCGCTTCGCAACAAGATTTGCAAGGCCGTGGTGATGATCCTCGGCGGCAAATCCCTGACATTGCTCTCCGAGAACGACAGGGAGAAATTCCGGGACTACCTTTTGGCCGCACTTTCCGACGAAGACATCGATATCCAGGACGCTGCCGTGCACGGTCTGGCCTTTGTAGGCGGTGCCAAAGCGTCCCGTGCGGTACTTGAGCTGGCTGGCAATCTTGAGCCGGACAACGACCAGGAGCGCCTGGAACTGGCTGTTTCTGCCTTGGCGACCATTGGTCTGACGGATTCCCTGAAAGAGGCCCTCGCCTCAGGAGAGCACTCCGTGGCCCAGGTGGCGGTGGAGGCCATGACCCGTATCGGCGGGCTGGAGGTTTCGCAGCTTCTGATGGCCTCATTCTGGAAACGCGACCGGGATATCCAGCGCGAAATCGTCCGCGCCTTGCTCCAGGTGGGGGGAGAGGAGGCTGTCGAATTCTTCATCGATGTCCTGGCCAGACACACGGACGGCACAGTCATCAAAGGAACGCTCAATTTCCTTGGCAGAAAGATGCATGTCTCATCCGCTGCGGAAGCGTTATTCCAGCAGCTGCATCATCCGTACGACGACGTGAAGGAGGCCGCTCTCGACGCGTGCGTGGCCATTGGCGGCGTCGATATGGCCGAACGCTTCAAGGAAATGTCAAAATCCGAAGAGCCGCTGGAGCGGCTCATGGCGGTCTACGCCCTGGGCAAGATAGACCCCGAATCCAACATCGAAGAACTGAGGGCGGCCCTCGAAGACGAGGTCCCGGATATCCGCAAAGTGGCGCTCGAAGCCGTGGCCAGGCTCTGCGGCCCGGAAGGGGAAGGGCTTGCCCTTCTTGTTTCCAGGCTCTCCGACGAGTCCCGGGAAGTACGTCTGGCCGTGGTGGAACAGATAGGACACTGCTCGCTGACCGAGGGCACCGAGTACCTCATACAGGCATTGGATGATTCCGACGACTGGGTCCGCATCAGGGCCATGGAAGCCTTGGGAACCCGCATGGCCCAGGAAGCCGTGCCCAAGCTCGTCGGCTTCCTTGAAAGCCCCAACAAGCTCCTGGCCTTAAAGGTCATCGAGACGCTTGGGGAGATCGGCGGCAACGTGTCCTTCCGGGCTCTTCTCGAAGTGCTCAACACAAACGACCAGGAACTGATCGATGCGGCCGAAGCCGCCATCTCCAAGATTCAAGAAGGGCACGGAGAGGATTTGTAG
- a CDS encoding tetratricopeptide repeat protein — translation MRFDPRELSVAVLSGNAHHSSIDRGILTRMLFQNVRAYPSLDKSMQHLRAGQANIALIDSQLSDMDGLECLRRISKDQTLAVKALVMVTSECNREYVMDAVSAGCSGYVIRPYSQETIEKHIRSAWNSLSAGEIEEEMLDNAKEALRNGDFDTAIDGFEEVVAEENEALKYFNMGMDYLRAKSFGRAIIAFNKAVALNELYAEAYRGLAYANKGKGNDEAYQAHLKRAADLFAMQDKLKELKEVFVEILKDDPEAVNPYNSLGVKLRRSGDYLGAIHAYTQALEVTPQDENLHYNIAKAHIFGNENGKALDHLNKALTIRSDFQEAANLIRKINSGIMEESTPGYLPKPWSSGKGSNLLID, via the coding sequence ATGAGATTCGACCCCAGAGAGCTTTCTGTCGCTGTTTTATCCGGCAATGCCCACCATTCGTCCATCGACAGAGGCATTCTCACCCGCATGTTGTTTCAAAACGTGCGCGCCTATCCGTCGCTCGATAAATCCATGCAGCATCTGCGTGCCGGCCAGGCCAACATCGCCCTGATCGATTCCCAGCTCTCCGACATGGATGGGCTGGAGTGCCTTCGCCGCATATCAAAAGACCAGACCCTTGCGGTGAAGGCGCTGGTGATGGTTACGAGCGAATGCAACCGCGAATACGTGATGGACGCCGTGTCCGCCGGATGCTCGGGCTACGTTATCCGCCCCTACTCCCAGGAGACCATTGAAAAACACATCCGCTCCGCCTGGAATTCGCTTTCCGCCGGGGAGATAGAGGAAGAAATGCTCGACAATGCCAAGGAGGCATTGAGAAACGGAGACTTTGACACCGCGATAGATGGTTTCGAGGAAGTGGTCGCCGAAGAGAACGAGGCGCTCAAGTATTTCAACATGGGCATGGACTATTTGCGCGCAAAGAGTTTCGGGCGCGCCATAATAGCCTTCAACAAGGCAGTGGCTCTGAACGAACTCTACGCCGAGGCCTACCGCGGGCTGGCCTATGCCAACAAGGGCAAAGGCAATGACGAGGCGTACCAGGCCCACCTCAAGCGTGCTGCGGACCTTTTTGCCATGCAGGACAAGTTAAAAGAACTCAAGGAAGTCTTCGTTGAGATATTAAAGGACGATCCGGAGGCGGTGAACCCCTACAACAGCCTCGGGGTGAAACTCAGACGCAGCGGTGATTACCTGGGCGCCATACACGCCTACACCCAGGCCCTGGAAGTGACCCCCCAGGACGAGAACCTCCACTACAACATAGCCAAGGCGCATATTTTCGGGAACGAGAATGGCAAGGCCCTGGATCATTTGAACAAGGCTCTGACCATCCGGTCGGACTTCCAGGAAGCGGCCAACCTGATCCGCAAAATCAATTCCGGAATCATGGAGGAATCCACGCCGGGCTACCTTCCCAAACCGTGGAGTTCAGGAAAAGGCAGCAACCTGCTCATCGACTAG
- a CDS encoding terminase small subunit, producing MAEPANFRDLTPLEERFVQEYLVDLNGSAACLRAGSTTRHPNKLASQMKARPPVRRAIDAAMSERARHTGITAEWVLNNLKVVAERCLQAVPVVKRGAHQEEDGQGLWSFDASGAIRSLELIGRHRGMFKDQVDHVVKGRMVHEHGLCSRSEAILEMLTGTVSEGVPGDTPEDIHSNVSSDVTSNIYSNHAQKAGSEPKEITGETQAQDSHEPA from the coding sequence GTGGCGGAACCTGCGAATTTTCGGGATTTAACGCCGCTGGAGGAGCGCTTCGTTCAGGAATACCTGGTGGACTTGAATGGCTCCGCCGCCTGCCTGCGGGCCGGGTCCACCACGCGCCATCCCAACAAGCTGGCCTCGCAGATGAAGGCCAGGCCGCCGGTGCGCCGGGCCATAGATGCGGCCATGAGCGAGCGGGCCAGACATACCGGCATCACCGCCGAATGGGTGCTCAACAACCTGAAGGTCGTGGCCGAGCGCTGCCTTCAGGCCGTGCCGGTCGTAAAGCGCGGCGCCCACCAGGAGGAGGACGGCCAGGGGCTGTGGAGCTTCGACGCCTCCGGGGCCATCCGCAGCCTGGAGCTCATCGGCAGGCACCGGGGCATGTTCAAGGACCAGGTGGACCATGTGGTGAAGGGACGCATGGTGCACGAGCACGGCCTGTGTTCGCGCTCCGAGGCCATTCTTGAGATGCTCACCGGCACCGTTTCCGAGGGTGTCCCGGGCGACACCCCGGAGGACATCCATTCAAACGTTTCTAGTGATGTTACTAGTAATATTTATAGTAACCATGCCCAAAAGGCCGGAAGCGAACCCAAAGAAATAACAGGCGAAACACAAGCGCAGGATTCCCATGAACCGGCTTGA
- a CDS encoding transglycosylase SLT domain-containing protein, whose product MRPMVTGDITSLAEAAAKKHNLPPRLVRAIVTVESAGKTGATRYEPAFFNRYIRQQNLPEAEGKGRATSWGLMQIMGETARTLGFAGAFTSLLTPAIGLEWGCRYLSRLRDRYACESWECICRAYNGGPGNRHNEKNTYPAKVLAALGGVWPGKE is encoded by the coding sequence ATGCGGCCCATGGTTACCGGCGACATCACATCCCTTGCCGAAGCGGCCGCCAAGAAACACAACCTCCCGCCCAGGCTGGTTCGAGCCATCGTCACGGTGGAGTCTGCCGGTAAAACAGGCGCCACCCGCTACGAACCAGCCTTTTTCAACCGCTACATCCGTCAACAGAATCTTCCCGAAGCTGAAGGGAAGGGCAGGGCCACCTCCTGGGGGCTCATGCAGATAATGGGCGAAACCGCCCGCACTCTCGGATTCGCAGGTGCGTTTACCTCCCTCCTGACTCCCGCCATCGGCCTCGAATGGGGCTGCCGTTACCTCTCCCGCCTGCGCGACCGCTACGCCTGCGAATCCTGGGAGTGCATCTGCCGGGCCTACAACGGGGGCCCCGGCAACCGCCACAACGAAAAAAACACCTATCCTGCCAAGGTCCTGGCCGCCCTGGGCGGCGTCTGGCCCGGCAAGGAGTAA
- a CDS encoding tetratricopeptide repeat protein has translation MDATCIKLYGVFSREQEVTLGTGTTKRKSVSKTSWFAKEISGNKVEMRSLDMHLRIQGALTVLDKEAVLDDFTPEPQLTYKLLSSPLMKGDSYREQGNHASAVREYEKVRSIDDANIRALFGMGISLLALGKTQKAQYVFNDLIKLNEAFQEQHKHLFNELGISLRRRGLIEETLRYYFKAQEMSPEDENLQFNIARAYFEGDDLDNAITHLLNALEINCSLESALKFARFILEKELLAFGDARTSRLNSYVSPASETTA, from the coding sequence ATGGATGCAACCTGCATAAAACTCTACGGCGTCTTTTCCCGGGAACAGGAAGTAACCCTGGGCACAGGCACCACCAAGCGGAAATCAGTGTCCAAGACCTCCTGGTTCGCCAAGGAAATCTCCGGCAACAAGGTGGAAATGCGCAGCCTGGACATGCACTTGCGCATACAGGGCGCGCTTACCGTTCTGGACAAGGAGGCCGTGCTCGACGACTTCACTCCCGAGCCGCAGCTGACCTACAAGCTCTTAAGCAGCCCGCTCATGAAGGGCGACAGCTACCGGGAGCAAGGCAACCACGCAAGCGCCGTACGCGAGTACGAAAAGGTTCGCAGCATCGATGACGCCAACATCCGGGCCCTTTTCGGAATGGGGATTTCCCTGCTCGCGCTCGGGAAAACGCAAAAGGCTCAGTACGTTTTCAACGATCTCATCAAACTGAACGAAGCTTTCCAGGAGCAGCACAAGCATCTCTTCAATGAACTGGGCATAAGCCTTCGCCGCCGGGGGCTCATCGAGGAGACCCTTCGCTATTACTTCAAGGCCCAGGAGATGTCCCCGGAGGACGAGAACCTTCAATTCAACATCGCCAGGGCCTACTTCGAAGGGGACGACCTGGACAACGCCATCACACACCTGCTGAACGCCCTTGAGATCAACTGCTCTTTGGAATCCGCCCTGAAATTCGCCAGGTTCATCCTGGAAAAGGAGCTGCTGGCCTTTGGCGATGCCAGGACCTCCCGGCTGAACTCATATGTGAGCCCTGCGAGCGAGACCACGGCATAA
- a CDS encoding nucleoside deaminase — translation MQKSKRDFLKATATIGAFLFSTAVTLPARHALAAEKTGSEDWKPSSDTRRFPLDYQQILKHLRAANDVAKEAAEFGHHPFGAVLVAPDGEKVLMKQGNLNSIQHAETELSRRAFAQYNPEYLWRCTLVTTFEPCVMCAGNVYWANIGNLVYGVEETTLKKLTGASKDNPTMNLPCRTVYKTGQKPILVVGPFPELEDELVAPHRTFWK, via the coding sequence ATGCAAAAGTCAAAACGCGATTTCTTAAAAGCTACGGCAACAATCGGAGCGTTTCTTTTTTCCACGGCGGTCACCCTACCGGCACGTCATGCGCTTGCTGCGGAAAAGACCGGGTCCGAAGATTGGAAACCATCTTCGGACACACGTAGGTTTCCCCTCGATTATCAGCAGATCCTGAAACATCTGAGGGCTGCGAATGATGTCGCCAAGGAAGCGGCGGAATTTGGCCATCACCCATTTGGCGCGGTACTGGTGGCACCGGATGGCGAGAAAGTGCTGATGAAACAGGGAAATCTGAACTCGATTCAGCATGCCGAAACAGAACTGTCGCGGCGGGCGTTTGCGCAGTACAATCCGGAGTACTTGTGGAGATGCACCCTGGTGACAACGTTCGAACCGTGCGTCATGTGCGCCGGAAACGTTTATTGGGCCAACATCGGAAACCTGGTCTACGGCGTTGAGGAAACCACATTGAAAAAACTGACCGGCGCCAGCAAGGACAACCCCACCATGAACCTGCCGTGTCGTACGGTCTATAAAACGGGACAAAAGCCCATCCTGGTGGTGGGTCCTTTTCCGGAACTGGAAGACGAATTGGTCGCCCCCCACAGGACCTTCTGGAAATGA
- a CDS encoding response regulator encodes MSKTILIVDDSKTVRNLVAFIMKKEGFKVVTAEDGLDGLEKLYSADKIDLIISDINMPRMDGFTFIKSVREQDAYRDMPIVVLSTEGQEKDIQAGLSIGANMYMVKPAQPEKMLKNVKMLLG; translated from the coding sequence ATGTCAAAAACGATTCTCATCGTTGACGATTCGAAGACAGTGCGGAACCTCGTGGCCTTTATCATGAAAAAGGAAGGCTTTAAGGTCGTAACGGCCGAGGACGGCCTGGACGGCCTGGAAAAACTGTACTCCGCAGACAAGATCGACCTGATCATCTCGGACATCAACATGCCGCGAATGGACGGATTCACGTTCATCAAAAGCGTCCGCGAGCAGGATGCCTACAGGGACATGCCCATAGTGGTACTCTCCACTGAGGGTCAGGAAAAGGACATACAGGCCGGTCTTTCGATCGGAGCCAACATGTACATGGTCAAACCGGCCCAGCCGGAAAAAATGCTCAAGAACGTCAAGATGCTTCTTGGCTAG
- a CDS encoding chemotaxis response regulator protein-glutamate methylesterase encodes MISVVVVDDSAFMRKALASMLEKDPEIKVVATARDGQEGLEVIRKHNPDVITLDIEMPRMDGLTALKHIMMEMPKPVLMVSSLTVEGAEATLKAMELGAVDFIPKQLSKVSLDIVKIEEDLQAKVKQIARRKFRPPTPYKRPCVSTSTAPCPPAETEHRREFVRPSGALVRDLVAIGVSTGGPPAVQKVLSALPKDFPASIVIAQHMPAAFTGPFAKRLDGVCQVSVKEAETGDRLAPGQVFIAPGGKHLKLHQKVSRVEIEITSEPAEALYKPSANVLVGSAADAVGKRALGVILTGMGSDGLEGVKVLKQKGGRALAQSDASCVVYGMPKAIVDAGLADEIVDIDEMAQAIMNCLYK; translated from the coding sequence GTGATAAGCGTAGTAGTCGTCGACGACTCGGCATTCATGCGCAAGGCGCTCGCGTCCATGCTCGAGAAGGACCCGGAGATCAAGGTCGTGGCCACGGCCCGGGACGGCCAGGAAGGCCTTGAGGTCATTCGCAAGCACAATCCGGACGTTATCACGCTTGATATCGAAATGCCCCGCATGGACGGTTTGACGGCGCTCAAACACATCATGATGGAGATGCCAAAGCCTGTGCTTATGGTCAGCTCCCTCACGGTTGAAGGCGCCGAAGCCACACTGAAGGCAATGGAGCTTGGAGCGGTTGACTTCATTCCGAAGCAGCTCTCCAAAGTCTCGTTGGACATCGTCAAGATCGAAGAAGACCTCCAGGCCAAGGTCAAGCAGATCGCCCGGCGTAAGTTCAGGCCTCCAACGCCCTACAAAAGACCGTGCGTTTCCACCTCCACGGCGCCCTGTCCGCCTGCCGAAACGGAACACAGAAGAGAGTTCGTTCGCCCCTCCGGGGCTCTGGTCCGTGACCTGGTGGCCATCGGTGTCTCCACCGGCGGACCTCCAGCGGTCCAAAAGGTGCTGTCGGCCCTGCCCAAGGATTTTCCCGCCTCCATTGTCATTGCGCAGCACATGCCGGCGGCCTTTACCGGCCCCTTTGCCAAACGGCTCGACGGCGTTTGCCAGGTGTCGGTCAAGGAAGCTGAAACAGGCGACCGGCTAGCGCCGGGCCAGGTCTTCATTGCTCCAGGCGGCAAACACCTGAAATTGCACCAGAAGGTCAGCAGGGTTGAGATCGAGATCACTTCCGAGCCCGCCGAGGCGCTCTACAAGCCTTCGGCCAACGTGCTGGTCGGGTCGGCGGCGGATGCGGTGGGCAAACGGGCGCTTGGCGTCATCCTCACCGGCATGGGCTCCGACGGTCTGGAGGGCGTGAAGGTTCTCAAGCAGAAGGGGGGACGCGCGCTGGCCCAGTCGGATGCTTCCTGCGTTGTGTATGGAATGCCGAAAGCCATCGTTGACGCCGGTCTTGCCGATGAAATCGTGGATATTGACGAGATGGCCCAGGCCATCATGAACTGTCTGTATAAATAA
- a CDS encoding ParA family protein produces MGVKVIAIANQKGGVGKTTTALSMGAALARMEKKVLLMDLDPHGCASVHLGLFPENVPVSAYDLLLLDQFEKSQWDSAVFPSREGGMDLVASNVRLSELDIDLKGRENKGLLLKNLLASAAGEYDFVILDCPPNMGVLLVNAMVASDLLIIPIQTDFLALHGLRLIFDSIRILNRVLPRPVAWKALATMFDKRAGACRRVLELVRNKLGDKMFETVIGLDTQFREASARGQVIYDVAPGSRGAKEYMALAKEIVT; encoded by the coding sequence GTGGGTGTAAAGGTAATCGCCATAGCCAACCAAAAAGGCGGAGTGGGCAAAACCACCACGGCTTTATCAATGGGAGCGGCTCTGGCAAGGATGGAGAAAAAGGTTCTCCTCATGGATTTGGACCCGCACGGTTGCGCTTCGGTGCACCTGGGGTTGTTTCCGGAGAACGTGCCGGTATCGGCGTACGATTTGCTGTTGCTGGACCAGTTCGAGAAGAGCCAGTGGGACAGTGCCGTGTTTCCATCAAGAGAAGGCGGCATGGACCTTGTAGCCAGCAACGTCCGGCTTTCGGAATTGGACATAGATCTCAAGGGACGGGAGAATAAGGGACTTTTGCTCAAGAACTTGTTGGCCTCGGCGGCGGGGGAGTACGATTTCGTAATCCTTGATTGCCCGCCGAACATGGGAGTGCTCCTGGTGAATGCGATGGTGGCCTCGGACCTGCTCATCATCCCGATCCAGACTGATTTTCTGGCACTTCATGGCTTGAGGCTGATCTTTGACTCCATAAGGATATTGAACCGGGTGCTCCCGCGTCCGGTGGCCTGGAAAGCATTGGCCACCATGTTCGACAAGCGCGCCGGGGCCTGCCGCAGGGTGCTGGAACTTGTCCGAAACAAGCTGGGTGACAAGATGTTCGAAACGGTCATTGGCCTGGACACTCAATTCCGGGAAGCCAGCGCGCGCGGTCAGGTGATATACGACGTGGCGCCGGGCTCGCGCGGAGCAAAGGAATACATGGCTTTGGCGAAGGAAATAGTGACCTGA
- a CDS encoding RDD family protein, whose amino-acid sequence MPEQHNSTITPVRWYWPDVTTERGANRAVLYGALSSSWQCIDSLLICMNLINESAIETIYDSIVPTMIFISAVIYAFLSYKLITKNSLKASIFILVMSTLIFVNNVIHYNGLDPTDIITTFEFAVVFVFSIHGVRGALKIHNNNKMKQTEQNSTRNYTDTTPHPWRRHFARYFDCHLVLILLLLIMYNFIDLNKVIYNYIHISGTREIFFDYIFLFVFSVGISTPLIAISIGITGSTPGKMLYGIKVLGPDKRPIGFVNALCRELTIIVKGVFFYIPLISSLYSLASYFELKKRGHCPWDTKYVIAQRPGSPSETLRNMIGFLIHTAMLLFLNYNYYQ is encoded by the coding sequence GTGCCAGAGCAGCATAATAGCACAATAACGCCCGTGAGATGGTATTGGCCGGATGTCACCACTGAGCGTGGAGCAAACAGAGCGGTCCTCTATGGAGCGTTGTCATCCTCCTGGCAGTGTATTGATTCATTATTAATTTGCATGAACTTAATAAATGAATCTGCTATAGAAACAATTTACGATTCTATAGTGCCAACTATGATATTTATTTCTGCTGTTATTTATGCATTCCTGTCTTATAAATTAATCACAAAGAACAGCTTAAAAGCGTCTATATTTATTCTTGTCATGTCTACGTTAATATTTGTAAATAATGTTATCCATTACAATGGTCTTGATCCTACAGACATTATAACAACATTTGAATTTGCAGTAGTATTCGTGTTTTCTATTCATGGCGTGCGAGGAGCATTAAAAATACATAACAATAATAAAATGAAGCAAACCGAGCAAAACAGTACACGCAATTATACTGACACGACCCCACACCCATGGAGACGGCATTTTGCAAGATATTTTGATTGTCACTTAGTACTTATTCTCCTGCTGCTAATCATGTATAATTTTATTGATCTCAATAAAGTTATTTATAACTATATTCACATTTCTGGCACAAGAGAAATTTTTTTCGATTATATATTCTTATTTGTTTTTTCTGTAGGCATATCAACACCTCTAATTGCCATATCTATAGGTATCACTGGAAGCACACCCGGAAAAATGCTTTATGGAATTAAAGTGCTCGGGCCTGACAAAAGACCAATTGGATTCGTTAATGCCTTGTGTCGCGAGCTAACAATAATTGTCAAAGGCGTATTCTTCTACATACCACTAATATCATCTTTATATTCCTTAGCGTCTTATTTCGAACTCAAAAAAAGAGGACATTGCCCCTGGGACACTAAATATGTTATTGCACAACGTCCAGGCTCACCGTCTGAAACATTAAGGAATATGATTGGATTTTTAATCCACACAGCAATGTTATTGTTTTTAAATTACAATTATTATCAATGA
- a CDS encoding protein-glutamate O-methyltransferase CheR, with translation MSSLFSKSISLRKELKITDAEFTQLRDYIYQQSGIYIADNRKYLLENRLANRIKELNLKSFAEYYHFLQYDPGKRQELNRLFEVVTTNETSFYRNPPQLAVFQNNVLAEVIDQQRKLGAKKLRIWSAGCSTGEEPYTIAIILLEALKTEIASWDIKITANDLSEAVLSSARRGVYNDYTLRTTPKDIVTKYFLAEEGKFKVKPEVKRLVSFGQINLSDRAMLKRVDRSQIVFCRNVIIYFDDEMKKNVIGSFYDNLLPGGYLLIGHSESLHNISRAFKPKHYPGAIVYLKEG, from the coding sequence ATGTCCTCTCTTTTTTCCAAGTCCATTTCCCTGCGCAAGGAACTCAAGATAACAGATGCCGAGTTCACGCAGCTCAGGGACTACATTTACCAGCAGTCGGGAATATACATTGCGGACAACCGCAAGTATCTTCTCGAGAACAGGCTGGCCAACCGCATCAAGGAATTGAATCTCAAGAGTTTTGCCGAATATTACCACTTCCTGCAGTACGATCCCGGCAAACGCCAGGAATTGAACCGCCTCTTCGAGGTGGTGACCACAAACGAAACGAGCTTTTACCGCAACCCTCCGCAATTGGCTGTTTTCCAAAACAATGTCCTTGCCGAGGTGATCGACCAGCAGCGCAAACTCGGCGCCAAAAAGCTCCGCATATGGTCCGCTGGCTGCTCAACGGGTGAGGAACCCTACACCATCGCCATCATTCTGCTTGAGGCGCTCAAGACCGAAATCGCCTCCTGGGATATAAAAATCACCGCGAACGATCTGTCCGAGGCGGTGCTGTCCTCGGCAAGGCGCGGCGTCTATAATGACTATACGCTACGCACCACGCCAAAGGATATTGTTACAAAGTATTTCCTGGCGGAAGAGGGCAAATTCAAAGTGAAGCCTGAGGTGAAGCGCCTGGTCAGTTTCGGGCAGATCAACTTGAGTGACAGGGCCATGCTGAAGCGAGTGGATCGGTCCCAGATAGTTTTCTGCAGGAATGTGATCATTTACTTTGATGATGAAATGAAGAAAAATGTGATCGGTTCTTTCTATGACAATTTGTTACCCGGAGGATATCTGCTTATTGGGCACTCAGAGTCGTTGCATAACATATCCCGGGCGTTTAAACCCAAGCACTACCCCGGCGCCATTGTCTATTTGAAAGAAGGATAA